The sequence TTCTCGCACCCGCCGACGATCTGGGGGAGATTCCTCACCAAAAAACCGTCGATAAAAAGGCTCTTGTTCCTTTTGTGATACAATTCGAGCCGAGTCAAGGCGAACCACAGCAGGGCCAACGGTTTGCGCTGCTCTAGCAATAAAACTAGAATTTTCCAGAGGGGGATTAGTCGGTCTTGAGGAAGCGTCTGGAAGCTGGATCGGCTGCACTGGGGAAAGATTAACCTTCGGTCGTGAGTCGTCTTGAAAATATTCACCTGCTGATAATCCAGCAACGCCTCCTAAGGCAAGTAAACCCAAATAAAGTCCTAATTGCTTACTGGCTCGGCTCATGGGATTGCTTTTAACATTTATTTATTCTAGTGTAAGTAATTTTTTGGAAAGTCGCAGATGACCCAAACCTCTCGGCAATGGAAAAAGCTGTTTATTTTTAATTTGCGCTGGCGAGGTGGGATTATGATTGCCCTACCTGTGCTTTGTTTCCTAACCGCAATTTTAATGATTGCTGGTTTACGATCTCAAACTGCTAATGCTCGCACTCAAGAACAAAAAAGCCAAAATATTCTCAATGCTACTAATGGTTTACTGATGGGACTACAACAAGCGGAAGCCGAAGTGCGGGGCTATAGTGTCACCCAAAACCAGAAATTTTTGCAGAATTATCAGCAAGCGAAAATAACGATTGAAAATCAAAGTCAGCAGTTACGACAGTTAGCCCAAGAAAGCTCGATTCAAGAAACCCAAGTGCAAACAATTCAACAACTGGCTCAACAACAGTTGCATCATTTAAAAACAACAATTGAGATTAGTCAAGAAGCAACATTGCTCGGAAAAAGTTCGTCTAAACTGGATCAGCAACTGCTTAAAAATGAGCGTCAGTTTCAGCAATTAGAAAGCGCGATCGCGCAGTTTATTGAACAACAAGAAACGGCTCAAGCACAACGAGAAAGCAAAGTAGAAGACTGGAAAAATTTAACCACACAAGTGCAATGGCTTGCTTTAATGGTTGGTTTAGGGGCAACAGGAGGGGCAATTTATTTGTTTATTAGTTTAGATCATCAGTTGTCTCAATATACGGATCGCATTGAAGAAAGTAATTCTTTTTTAGCCCGCACAACTCGAACTTTAGAAAAAAGAAATCAAGAATTAGACCAATTTGCTTATATTGTTTCTCACGATTTGAAAGCTCCCTTACGCGCGATCGCGAATCTTTCTAGTTGGATTGAAGAAGATTTAGACGGAAAATTAGAGCCAGAAATCCAACATCAGATGGACTTATTAAGAGGAAGAGTTCATCGGATGGAAGCCTTTATTAATGGCATTTTAGAATACTCCCGCGTCGGTCGAATGCGGTCACAAGTAGAAACCGTGAATGTGGAATCATTACTAACAGAAATTATTGATTCTCTTGCCCCACCCGCCGAATTTAAAATTGAAATTTATTCCCCCATGCCGAGTTTAGTCACCGATCCTCTACCGCTACAACAAATCTTTACAAATTTAATGAGTAATGCCATTAAACATCATCATCGTTCAGATGGAAAAGTGGTGATTACAGCCGAAGAATTAGAAAACGCCTATGAATTTAGCATTCGTGACGATGGACCAGGGATTGATCCGAAATTTCATGAGAAAATCTTTGTCATGTTCCAAACTTTACAAGCGCGAGACACGGTAGAAAATACAGGGGTTGGCTTAGCAATTATTAAAAAAATTCTTGACGATCAGGGCGGAACAATTAAAGTGGAATCGGAATCCGAAAACGGAACAACGTTTCGCTTTACATGGCCCAAGCAATACGTAAAGGGTGAATAGCTGCAAACTCTATGTTTGAGTAGAGGGAGGGAAACGGTAGTCCTTGTTACACTAAAGAGCCACGACGTTAATTGTTGCAACAAAAATGTCAAAAAAACAACTCAATATTTTATTAGTAGAAGATGATGAAGTCGATGTTATGACGGTGCAACGTGCGTTTAAGAAAAATAATCTTTTAGAAGATCATCAATTATTTATCGCTAATGATGGCATGCAAGCGTTGCAGTTATTACGAGGGGAGGGAGCGCGAAAAATTCCCCCAAACAACCGTTTAGTCTTACTCGATTTGAATATGCCCAAAATGGGCGGGATTGAATTTCTCCATGAACTGCGTTCAGATCAATCCTTAAAAACAACTTCTGTCATTGTCCTGACCACATCGGATGAGGACAGAGATAAAGTAGAAGCGTATAAGTTCAATGTGGCTGGCTATATTCTCAAACCCGTAACTTTTGATAAATTTGTGGAAACGATCGCGGTGATTGATGAATACTGGCAGTTAAGCCAACTCCCGACAATGTACCCCGATGATGAATAGTTATGGTAAAAGTTTTGCTGGTAGAAGATGATGAAGTGGATCGCATGGCGGTGCAACGCGCTCTGAAAAAGGGCGTGGAAGAGGATTTGACAATTATTTCCGCAGATGATTGTACCAGCGCGATCAATAACTTAAACACTTATGATGATCTCGAATGTGTCTTTCTCGATTATCGTCTCCCCGATGGGGATGGTTTGAGTTTAATTCAACAGATTCGTAGTCAGTATAGTAAACTGCCATTAGTGGTCTTGACGGGACAGGGCGATCATCAAGTTGCGGTTGATTTGATGAAAGCGGGCGCGATCGATTATTTATCCAAGGATGAGATCTCCCCCGAAAACCTCTCGCAAAGCCTACACCGCGCGATTCGGGTTTATCGTGCTGAAAGAGAAGCCGAAGCTGCTAACGCGCGTCTTAGGGAAAGTGAAGAGCGGTATCGGCTCGTTTTAGAAGGATCAAATGAGGGGATCTGGGATTGGAATGTTGAATCACAGGTGGTCTATTGCAATGATCGTCTTCTGGAAATGATTGGCTTAGCCAAAGGAGAACGAGAAATCGACAAAGATCGGTTTTATGATCAGATTCATCCCCAAGATTGTCCAACGGTGAAAAAGACGATTGAAGACTGTGTATTAGGGAAAACCAGTCAACTAGAAGTTGAGTTTCGCGTCCGTCATAGCTCGGGGGAATATCGCTACTGTATCGCTAGAGGGAAAGCTCAACCAACCCATCGCGGAGAAGCCCGCCGTCTGTCTGGGGTTTTGATTGATATTACCGAACGGAAACGCAATGAAGTCCGCAGTCAGTTTCTCGC comes from Halothece sp. PCC 7418 and encodes:
- a CDS encoding ATP-binding protein, whose translation is MTQTSRQWKKLFIFNLRWRGGIMIALPVLCFLTAILMIAGLRSQTANARTQEQKSQNILNATNGLLMGLQQAEAEVRGYSVTQNQKFLQNYQQAKITIENQSQQLRQLAQESSIQETQVQTIQQLAQQQLHHLKTTIEISQEATLLGKSSSKLDQQLLKNERQFQQLESAIAQFIEQQETAQAQRESKVEDWKNLTTQVQWLALMVGLGATGGAIYLFISLDHQLSQYTDRIEESNSFLARTTRTLEKRNQELDQFAYIVSHDLKAPLRAIANLSSWIEEDLDGKLEPEIQHQMDLLRGRVHRMEAFINGILEYSRVGRMRSQVETVNVESLLTEIIDSLAPPAEFKIEIYSPMPSLVTDPLPLQQIFTNLMSNAIKHHHRSDGKVVITAEELENAYEFSIRDDGPGIDPKFHEKIFVMFQTLQARDTVENTGVGLAIIKKILDDQGGTIKVESESENGTTFRFTWPKQYVKGE
- a CDS encoding response regulator, whose amino-acid sequence is MSKKQLNILLVEDDEVDVMTVQRAFKKNNLLEDHQLFIANDGMQALQLLRGEGARKIPPNNRLVLLDLNMPKMGGIEFLHELRSDQSLKTTSVIVLTTSDEDRDKVEAYKFNVAGYILKPVTFDKFVETIAVIDEYWQLSQLPTMYPDDE